GATGCGCAGCTCCAGGGACTGCAGCTCCAGCATTTTCTGTTTCTCCTGCGCCTCGATCGGCAGCGCGCTAATGATCACGTGAGCCAGCATCGGCAGGGGGATGTCCGCCGCCTCCAGTACCTCCAGGCTACTGTGCACCTCGGCCCGATCCAGGATCGACTGAAAAAGATGCAGGATGTGCTTGCGCTTATGCTCCGCATCGGTCACCTGGCTGAACTCCGTCAGCGGCGTCACGGCTCCCCGGCGATAGGGCCGGTCCGAGTCCACCTCCTCCACCTGCACCTTCACCAGGCCGGTCACCAGGATATCAAATCGGTCCCCTTCCAGCGGCTTCACGTCAGTGACGTACCCCAGGGTGGCAATATTACAGAAAGGCGGCGCCGCGTCATGACGGTCAGCTTCCGTTTCCTGCAACAGGGCGATGGTCAACATACGCTCGCCCGCCTGGCAGTCCTTCACCATCTGCACGTAATGCGGCTCGAAGATGCGGAAAGGCTGGACGGTCTGGGGGAAAAATACGAAGTCCGGCAGGGGAAACAGCGGCGTCGTGCCGGAAAAGGTTTCCAGCAGGTCCTTAAGCGTCTTAACCAAAGGAATCTCCCTGAAGGGCCCCGCCGCTAGGCATCGATCAAGGCCAGCACCTCGTTCACCAGGCCTTCTATGCCTACCCAGGTTTCCCCGATCTTCTTGGCCAGCATGTAGGCCGGGGTGGAGACGATTTTGTTCTCTTTGTCCGTGATGTGCTTGGTTACGCTGCAGGCCACGTGGGTGGTGCCCATCTCCTCGATATCCTGGGCGGTGGCGGGATCGTTGCCGATGGTCAACTGCGTGTTCACCCCCAGGCCTTCCAGGATC
The genomic region above belongs to Candidatus Neomarinimicrobiota bacterium and contains:
- a CDS encoding LON peptidase substrate-binding domain-containing protein; amino-acid sequence: MVKTLKDLLETFSGTTPLFPLPDFVFFPQTVQPFRIFEPHYVQMVKDCQAGERMLTIALLQETEADRHDAAPPFCNIATLGYVTDVKPLEGDRFDILVTGLVKVQVEEVDSDRPYRRGAVTPLTEFSQVTDAEHKRKHILHLFQSILDRAEVHSSLEVLEAADIPLPMLAHVIISALPIEAQEKQKMLELQSLELRIEILENFLETGLQTMDAMGPFEPILPSHPWWN